The window ATTACCAGCATATATGCATATGTAACCTCTCCATTACATTGACAACAAGAACTAATCGACGTTAAAATAATCCATGGACACGACACCATAACTATCACACACTCAACGTCACGACACCACCTTACCAAAACCCTAAACCCTCGCTTAAAAAGGAGGGACGACCCCAACACCACTCTACCAATATCATAAACCCTCACTCAAATAAGAGGGACAAGTGACGACCAACAGCAAAACCGAACTAAAAAACCAAAAAAGAAAAATTAAAAAATTAGCCCAGACCTAGACCTAAAAAGAGCCCATGACACAAACCCAAAGTCTGGATCAGAAGAGACCTCAAACCAACTTCTACCAATCAAGGTCGTCGCTGCAACACCGTACTTTCTCCATGGCCACCGCTGCAATCACCGGCGTCGACCCTAGCCAGGCTGATTTTGCCGTACACAGAAGAGCCGCCCACCATCACGATCTCGTAAGACAGTGTCGAGCCCGGAAAACAACCCTATCGACCCCAACCTCTTTCCTGACTTTTGTTCCGATCCAAACCCTTCATGTATGGCCACCCGTCGACCGCCTGAATCTGCCAAAAAAACCCGGCAAAGAACTAGCCTGAATCACCACTCTATGGCCGCCGCCTGAAACCAGATGCAAGCGACGCCTACATTGACAGAGGTAGAGAGAAACCTCCCCTTTCCCATCCTCCGAGCCAGGACCGCAACCAACAAACAACAAGTCCCGTTCGACCACAATCGGCAGGCGTCAGCATGGCCGGAGGCCAGCACCAACATCGCGGTGCAGTCGGACGAGGGAGGGATATCCATTTTTTGGCAAAACCCTAACTGTTTTTAGAGAGAGAGGGTTTGGGTTTTTTTTGTTGGTTCGTAACATGGTTGTGTTATTATGATTTTTTTAATTTGAGAAGTGAAATTTATGTTCTTTAAATTGTAATTCATATTTTTATTTTCTATTTTTAGTGATCATTTTCATAAGAAGATAAAAATTAAGTCATTAAAAACAAAATTTAGTTACCACAAATAAAAATACGAGCGTAAATTACGTGGATTTCATTTAATTTACTTATTTTATCTAAAATATTATTTTCATTACACATATCCTCATAATCTCATATCCAAAGATACTGCCACGAGTCCAACCCGGAAACTCTCACCACGGTAGAAATATCTCGATTGCTTACTTTTACTGTCGCCACCAAAAGTAAAAAAACTGTCCTTTTACAGTGATGAGTTGGCGAAAGGGGATTGGTTATCATGACGAGAACAAACGTAAAGCAAAGGGGTCAAAACGCAAGTTTGAAGCTAGAGACTTCACTCAGATCAGACTTCAGAGAGAAAGGCAGCCATGGCAGCTCGAAAGCGAGCTTCAACAAACTCGTCCTCGTCGACTCAAACCACCAAACCACCCAAAACCCAAGAAGCAGAGGCCCCAATTTCAGCACCCAAGTCAGGTCTAATCCTCAAGCTCGCCCTTTTCTTCTCAGTCCCATACTTTTACCTGGTGTTGTCCCATTACAAGATCGAGCCAGAGCTCCGCAACTCGATTCTGATCAATGCCGGCCTCAGCCTGGCGGCGTTCTTCGTCACCGTTAAAATGATCCCGGTGGCTTCCAGATACGTTCTCAGGCGCAATCTGTTTGGCTACGATATTAACAAAAAGGGCACTCCTCAGGGTACTCTCAAAGTGTGAGTCTTTCTTCAACTTAATTGCCTTACTTGAATTGGGTATGTTGTATAATTGTTTTTCATGTCCTTGGTTTAGTGTTTGATGATGGATATGGATTATAAAAACCTCAAGGGACTTAGTCTTTCATTATAGAGTTGTTGTTTTTAATCAAATTCATGAACTTTTTAGTGTCCATTGCAATGCAGAATCTTTTCTCAATGTTTAAGAGCCGAATGGTACATTTTTGATATGGAATTTAACAAGCCACAATTATTGATATTGTACTAACAAGTATTGATTTATATTGCTGTTAGTTGCAATGTAGACAGATTTGCAATATGAAGTTACCGTGAGTTTGTATTCGTACTATTTTTCGTACTTGCAACCTAATTTTAGCACTTTGGTTTTGCAGGCCAGAGTCATTGGGCATTGTTGTTGGCGTTGTCTTCTTGGTCTTTTCAATATTATTTCAGTATTTCAACTTCACTGCAGATTCAAATGTAAGTATGTTCTTTTATTTAATACTGATTACAGGAATATACATTATACCTTGATATTTGGAACTTCTGTAATAGAGATTTTTCTTATGAGATGAAACATGTAGCTTTTGGTGATGCCCGTGTGCTTTCTCCAAGGAGAAAATTCTGATAGAAAAATATTGTGATAATGTAGGAGATAAAAGCATATGAAACAGCTCAAAATTTTGTATACAGGAAGTATTCAAGGAGACTTTTTAGGATGTAAAAGATAAAAGGAGAGAAATTGGAAAGGTATCCTCTATTGATATTAAATAGATAGGAGTTTCACATTTCTGAAGTCGTAGGTCATTTAGGCAATATTCTAGGGAAGAGCTGGCCGAGTCTGATGATGATGTGGTCTGTGTGAGTTAATGGATTGAATTAGAGTTGTGCAGAACTGGTGTTTCTAAGGTAATGTTTCATTGGCATTAAATGCTTGAATTTTTTTAGGGTTAAATACTGTATAATCCCAGTAGTTTGAAGTTGATATCTATTCAGTCCTTCTGGATTGAATAGTCCTTAAACTCACGGTTTTTCTTCCAAATAGTCATTCAGTCAATTTTCTCCGTTAGAATAATGACGTGGCCGTTAAAGACATAGCATTTTTTTAACGGTCACGTCAGCAGTCTAACGGAGAAAATTGACGGAATGACCATTTGGAAGAAAAATCCTGAGTTTAAGGACCATTTAGTTTAAAATGAAACCACAAGGACTGAACATATGCCGACTTCAAACTACAGGGACTAAACAAATTTCAAAATTTTTAATTTAGAATTTTGTAGGATAGCCACATGAACCTTGCTTTGCATCACACTATCAAATGGTCAAGATGATGCCCATGTGATGAGGATTACTGGAATGAGAATGCTGAGATGGAGGAGTTTAAAATGAATAAAGGATAGACTCCGAGTACACATATTGTTGAATTTAGAGTTAAAACTTAGAATAAGTCGAGAACTGTAATGAGAGATCTGAGGTGGTAACCAACTTTTGACCTTTATGGTTTTTCATGGCTTCTTGTTTCTACTTTGCTGTCTGTAAGTTGTGAATATTTGTCTTAATCATTGGAAGACCTCTCTGTCATATATTTCAATCATGCAGTGGCTTGTTGAGTACAATGCAGCATTAGCCTCCATATGCTTTATGGTATTGCTGGGATTTGTAGATGATGTCCTTGATGTACCTTGGAGAGTGTGAGTATCTGGTCATCATCTAGATTATAAATACAATTTGGGTTGGCTTTATGCTTTACATTTTGTGTAATCGCAAATGGCTATCCAAACTAATGTTGATTCCTGTATGCTTTCTTGTATTTGTGAGGAGCAGGAAATTAATACTGCCATCAATTGCAGCTTTACCTCTGCTAATGGCTTATGCTGGACATACAACTATTATCATACCGAAGCCTCTTGTTCCATATGTTGGCCTAGAGGTCTGGGATCTAGGTATGCTCATCCTAACAACTTGGTATAATTTTTTAGTAAATAATAAGCTCATTTAATGTAATAAGGTACCCTCTCTCCCCTCCCCCTATCTCTGAGTAAAGTTAAATGATAAAAGACTTTTAGTTCTGTTCATTGAAATTCTTAATTTAATTTGTTTTGCATGTAATGATGTAATGAAGTATCATAAACAAAAGTTGTCTGACAGATATTTGTGTACCTGAAGGTAACCATGTATGGGGTGGACATGTTACATTTCCTGTAGTGAAGTCCAAGGAATCAGATAACTCGTAGTCACATCTATAGTTACAATGACACCGTTAACTAGGATTATTTAAGCTTAATTACAAGGTTGGCATCAACTGGATTTCTTGCTGCATGTCCATCTGATTTTTCATATCAAACTGACTATCCAGTAAACATGAGATTGTATGGCAAGTTGGCAACCAAAGAATTTAACAGGTTCAAGGTCTTAAACATTGATACTCAATCTGAGCAGCTGTACTTTATTTGTTTTGCCTTTTCAAAGGATGTGCGTGGTTGTCAAAGGATGTGCATGGTCTCCTAGTTTTTTCCTTGACACTTGACACACAGTAGCACTTTCACTGAGATGGATATTTTAGTCACTAGAACGAAACCACAAGCAAGGCATTGGGAAATATGCAACTTCTGCATCTATGTGTTATAAATTAAAATAGTAGTAATAAATTGAAGATGTCGATAGATAACTAGGTTATATGCAATAACATTGTTAATATTTAGTTGATGCACTTAGACTTGAATGAATGTATACCAAATAGTTGAAATAATTGGTCTCTTTTTGTTTTTTGTTTTGGATGTGAAGGATGGATGTATAAACTATACATGGGACTTTTGGCGGTTTTCTGTACGAACTCAATTAATATTCATGCTGGATTGAATGGTCTTGAAGTTGGGCAGACAGTTGTAATTTCATATGCTGTAAGTATAAGGATTCATGATACAGTTGCAATTTTTTTTTGGGATAAGAAAGGACCTTTATTAAAAGGCACAAGAAACATAACATACCTCAACATTACTCTCTTACTGATCTGCAGATTTTAATACACAATATCATGCAAATTGGAGCATCTGCAGATTCTGAGTACAAGAAGGCACATGCATTCTCTATTTATCTTGCCCAACCCTTACTGGCGACCTCCTTGGCATTGTTCTCTTATAACTGGTGATGCTTCATCCTGTATTAGTTACCAAGTTTCTTATGCTCATAGCTTGGTCTTTTGAAAGTATTCAACCTTAATATTTTCCTTTCTGCCTTAATTTAGGTATCCATCTTCAGCTTTTGTTGGAGATACTTACACATACTTTGCTGGGATGACTATGGCTGTGGTCGGGATTCTTGGCCATTTTAGGTGCATTCCCCTCTTATCTCTCACTACCACTATAATATGGATAACACATGTGAGACCACAATTTGGCGTCTTTAGTTATGGACTATGGCTTCCTCCATAGACAATTCGTATACTTGGAGAATTATATGTAAACGTGGAACTTACATTCTTGCATAGGAAGAAGAATCTATTGGAACCATTCTGTTTGAATTGATTCNNNNNNNNNNNNNNNNNNNNNNNNNNNNNNNNNNNTTTTTTATATCATCTATTATTCACTTAAAAGGTGGTTGTTTCCAGTAGCCATAAAATATAATTGGTCCCTCAAGCACCCTTAGAATCTGACATTAAAGAGCCTATATAGTTTGAACCTTAGGCTGTAAACTGAGCTGCAACTAGTGTGAAAAATGTGGATCTGGTTGTGGATCATGATTTCTAATTAAACATAAGAAATGTAAGAGTGTAGAAGTGAATTCTTTCGAATAGAGCAATAACATTAATACCTATGTAGAATCAGGTTGTTCCTTTACTAATATATTTATTTTCTATTATTACTGCCTGATTATTGACCTTAGTTTCTTCTCCTTCTGAATTTGTTTTTCAGTGAAACACTCCTGATTTTCTTTATCCCTCAAGTCTTGAACTTTCTCTTGTCACTACCCCAGGTTTGATCTAGTTCTCTCTACTCTCTCTCCCCTCTCTCCCCTCTCTATGCATATAACGGTTACGGACGGGTAGGATTAATCACAGTTCATGACATGTAAAGCATCTTATCTGCTGTTATCTTTTTCAGCTTGCTGGGATCATTCCATGTCCACGGCATCGTCTCCCAAGGTAGCTAATTGTAACTGTTGGGACTATGGAAGCCATCTTCTGTTAACAATCTTTATAAATATTTATTTATTTATTTTTCAGGTTTGATCCCGACACTGGACTGCTGACTGGGACAAATGATGGGACGCTTGTAAACTTGTTCCTAAGACAATTTGGCAGGATGACAGAGAAGAGACTTTGTGTTTATCTTCTCGTTTTCCAGGTGAATTATTTTAGTTGTGCGTATAACCTGCAAATTCCAAGGCATGTCATCTTGAGTCTGAATAGGCAGATGTCAATAATTTGAATATGTATGTACCTGTAGAGCCTTAAAAGTTAAAACCAGCATTTTTGGTTGATCTCTCCGTATTTTTCCTAAGAATGCTTGTTATGCTCTTGGTCCTTTTTAAATGTCATGAGATCTTTTTAAATGTCATGAGAAGTCATGTGAGAGTTTTAATATTTTTGGAGGGCTATGCATGATTTAGTATGTGTTGAAGGATTCTAGGGCTTGGATTTTAGGTTGTTGTAATTCTTATTAAAAATAGTTGGTGAAGAGTCTTGATATGTTACCTTTTAATCTTTTATCCTTTATATTCAGAAAATCAGTTTATTGTGTTTCTTTCCTAGAACTCAATCCAATATGTTGTCCTTTTATCTCTTTCTTGGTTTTGCACAGTAGCCTAAGCAACCTGTCCTGCATAAAATAGGCGGCATGTTTTGTCTGTTAATTGTGTAACTGTCTCATTTGGTGAATGCTTATCTACGTGCAACAGGCCCTAGCATGCGGCTTCTGTTTCCTGTTGAGATACTTTCTTGCTGGTTGGTATAAATGAGGCAAAAAGGAAAACTTCTACAAGTAAGCGTCCAAAAACATTTTTTTTTTCTGCAAGCAAGTGAATACCAGCGGCAACTCATAGGTTAGATAATCGCTTTGAAGTTTTGATATTCTTGAGACGGTTACAACATGTATCTGTATGAATTAATTTAACAAAAAGGGAACATTCATAGTAGCTGAAATTAGAGTCACAATTTGTATTTTAGCTGTTGATGGAATTATGTCGGTCATGTTATATCATACAGTCCATATAATACTACCAGGAAATAGTGATTTGTTTCCATGGTATTGGCAACACAAATTAATACAATTTTGATTTTATAGCATTATCCATATTGAGCTTATAGAGGTTCACAGGACCGGTCTGACCATGTTGTCAGCGTTCCACTCTCCTTAGCATCATCAATTGTAATCCTGCTTATCTTAGAAGGGAAAATGAATCGTCTTTCTCCACTTCGTATGAACCATATGTTGAAGACAACCATAAGGTCCATAACAAGCTTTCCTGCAGTGTGCATTAGCAGAAAGCCAAACATCCCACTCCAGATGCATAGTTTTTTTTTTTTGTCAGAGGATGCAGATGCATAGTTCTAGCTGACAGAGTCCAGAGAAATATACCACTCCAAAACCCCTTGTGCCACTATACAGTGTCGTAGCAAATTAAGCAAGGTTTCAGCCTCATGATGGTATGAAGTATGAACCATGAAGGACATAAGGAATCAGCAGTCAGTCTCCTTTTGACCCTTTCAAGTTTCAACATAAGAAACCAAGCACCTGGCCAGGCCAAAAGAAGTCTTTTAATTTAGGAGAAACAGGCAACTTCCATAACAAGGACCAAGGAAAATCCAGCCAAATTGTCCTCTTGAAAGGTAGGCTGATTTCACAGTAAAATGGTCATAGTTCCACTCATATCAGGACGCTCATCATAGCCATTTGGAATTTCGATTATTGAGCTTACAACTGCATTTTGTTTCTTCGAGGTAACAATTTCAAAATTTAGATTGGATATGACAAAATCTAAATTTAGTTTCACACTTCCAACAATCGTTAACGTTTACTCGTTTAGACTGCACTCAACATCAGAGATTCAGAGAAATAATTCTTTTGCATCGTTTTTCCAGGCTTTTTCTTTTTAATACTAGATTTCACTATGTACCATCCTTGAATCAGATCACTTGTAATTCTGATTCCTTCTGTATATATACTGTCCATTACGATGAACAGAACTCGAATGCTCTTGAATGCTTGCATTGCAACATGGACTGGATCTAGTGTGCAGTATCAAGCACGAAATCGTATGTCACCAAGTTGTCTGATAAGTTGTGCAAAAGATAAAATGGTTGAGAGTTTTCTAGGCTCTTGCACAGTGGCACACTCGCACCAGTACGAACATGTTGCAAGACAAGACACAGTCTCTGTCACAGAGAATGGAGTCGGATACTTGCACATTCTACTTTGGGATCGGATGGCTATGCTTGCAGTTGGGACTTGTGCCGTTTATTTCTCCCCCCTCTCGACTTTCCATTTCACCGTTGTGAATGATAAGTAGAAGTGTAGAACCTTACGTTGTGGCTTGCTACAAACACACTTGTGCCACAATCTTGCACAAGGATTGACTAGAATTTAACATCATATGCCACAACAATCTCAACTGCTGTTCTTATGAAGTTATTCCTGAAACAATTAACAAGATGAAAGAGAATATAAACAAGCGAAATAAGCAGCTGAACTTGCCAAATCTTTCCAGTGATATGATCCTTTTGGGTTTTCCCTTTATGAAAATGAGAAGCCAACATATCATTCAGCTCTCAATCCTTTTGGGTTTTAAATCTCATCATAAGCTTGCTTATGACCCAGTTTCTCTCATCTAAACTCAACAACACATGATGTTTAAAAACTGAGACACAAGGATATAATCACGACGCCAAGCCAGAATCAGATACGTACTAGGCTACTAGCTAACTATTCAGAAACAATGTAAGATGAGACAAATTCAAAACCTTTTGCATTACATACCACAGGTAGTAAACAGCTGGTTGCTTCCACAACTGAAAATATATTCGAACTACACAAATTCATCAGTTAGTGAGGATTCCCTCTGAATACAGCCATCATCTAATTGTAAGTTTCCAGCACTCATGTCTTGAATTTTTTTTTATTTTTATAATCCACTTGTCACCAAAACAAAATCAGCCAAGACATGATCCTCATTTCTAAATTCAGCTTGTCTTAATCAACATCCATTTCCTGGTCCTTCTCAGTGGTACCACTTGACCATAGTTTGATGGTTCGGTCATGTGATACAGTAGCAATGTGATGTCCATCTGCCATCAACAACAATACATTGGATGTTAACCACATAAACTGGCTTTCAAACAAAGAAACAAAATGAAATTGAAGAGAGGACAATTTGATTATGAAGTTCCACCACATGCCAACAATTATTTTTCTAACAGTGTTTGGTAATGCTTACACGAAGGTTATACAAGTTGATGACACAACAGAGACAATAAAATTGACAACAAAATGTTTTTTTTTTAAAGTATGCAGGTAATATATGATGCTTGTGCATAGTTCACACAGTAGAATTAAGGATGCAGGTAATATAGGATGCTGACAATCAGTTATTTAGCGAGGCCATTATGTCCTCATACAGAAGTGGTGAAAGTGGAACAGGCACCAGCAACATATTCCATGAAATATGAGGCCAAACTTCTGCGTGATATTCCAACGTTATGTCATTAAGAAAGATATTCTAGGAGTAAATGTCAGTCAGATAGTACAAAATCATTACAGACGATCTGATTTGCCTTGACAGATAAGATTGTACCATACTTGAAGAAACAACCTTTTATCTCAATGGTCTAGTCTTTATCATCCTTCATGATAGATGACTAACTAAAGGAGAGCTATGGAGTGAACACAGGTTGTGAAACTGGGTATGGACAATTAAAGCTGGGTTGTCTACTATTGACAAGATCTATTGGAAGATGTTTATTCTAATGTACACAAATTATCCGATGTTAGTGGAGTTTCTGTCATGGTTTATGCCACAGCCCAGAGGTAAGTCATCACTCATCGACACTGTTCATTAAACATCAGTCCAAGTTATGACTTCATATCTCATTGTAAAGTCAATGATTGTCACGATTTAAAAACTTGTCTCCGTTGGATAAATGGTGCTGGGGTAATAATGAAGTGGCTGCATCATATCCTCTGGGACTTTTCTTCCTAAGTAATGCAGAGACAGCTGTATATATCTCTAGTTTCACACTACTGAGGCAGATCTTCTGATTGGCAGAATAGTACTGGTTGGGATAACGATCAAGAATAACAAAAATGAACACGCCTCAAAGAAACAATAAAAAATTACCTAAGGGTTCCCACTTAGAGCAGATAGTCAAAGTTGCACCAAGAAAAACGAGGACTAACTTGGTGAGGACAAGCACATCACAATGCAAACAGTAGAAAGTTACAATGAATATCTCTACATATGCGAGAAATTTGGACCGCTAAAATGTAGTGCTACTAAAGCACTGTATATTTCAACGGTCATCTCAATTTCTTATTATGCTTCATATGCCATTTGTTAGTCATATACGAAAAGTCATGCATAGGTAAACGGTCAAAGCAAGAAAAGAAAAAGCAAAATCAAAACAATATGTAATTTACCTCCTGAAACATCCAAAGAAGTAACTTTTGCTTCATGTCCAGAGAGCGTCCTGACAGGCTTAAAATCTCGGGATGACCATATCTAGTAAAGGCACACATGATAAAATATATTATTCAGTAGATATACCAACCAATAAGATGGCAACAACAATTGTAACAACTTCAATTCAGTTACTAAAGAAACAATGGTGCTCAGAAGTTGTTCATACCTTTGCTGTCATATCATATGAGCCAGTTACCAAGAAATATCCCTCCTGAGGTTCAAATTTGACCTGTGATATGAGATTGGAGTGCGCAGGGATAATGTATATGGATTTCTTCTTCCTTAAATCCCATATCCTACAAGTGTTGTCTTCACCCCCAGTGGCTAGATGATAGCCATTTGGTGAAAAACTGAGCGCAAGAACCTGAAAAGTAGAATTAAAAAAAGTTAAAGGAATCATGGGAAAGTAAGCATAACCATAATTTCCCATCTTCTCAGATCATCAAAAATATTAATATAATATGAAGATACAGACTTACTTTTTTGACATGGCCTTCCAAGGTAAGTATACTTCTACCACTACGGAGGTCCCAAACACGAGTAAGCGCATCCAATCCAGCAGTTGCAACCAATGAGCCATCTGGGTGAAAGTCTATGGCATATACACTCCTACTGTGACCTTCTTGAAGAAGCAACTCTTCACCGGTCTCAACATCCCAAAGTCTCCAAGTCTTGTCAAAGCTAGTTGTTCCCAAGTACTTTCCTGAGGGATGGAAGGCAATACAGGCAAGACGGTCCAAATGTCCCCCGAATGTCAACAGGTGTCCTCCTTCGCTGTTCCACAACCTCGCAGTCCTATCAGCAGAGGCAGTAGCCAAGAGGTGGTTTTGCACAGGAGAAAATGCGACATCGGTTAAGCGCTCTGTGTGTCCCTTCAAGGTGGCAACCTTAGTTACATGAGGCATGTTCCACAACTTGGCAACCGGACTTAAAGCGCTGCCAAAACCAAAACAACACAAGATTTCAATCCACCACTTCCGCAATGGTACACAAACACATATAACAACAATAGCAAAGCACCGAAAAGCTACACAGACCTAGTTAGCATTCTGTCTACGAAAGAGCCCTTTTCACCTCCTAGTCACACAGACCCGTCAACATCACATTGTAAAACAAATCATCAAAAACCAAATAGCAGTAAGTAAGAGCAAGCAATTCAAAACACCCTAGAATAAAATAAATTCGCAATAGAGGATATCGAAAACACACCAGGTGGCAAGCAATGTCCCATCTGGCGAGAAGGAGCAACCCGAAAGAGGCCTGTCATCCCCAATCTCACTGCAATCGAGCTTCAAATTCGAGGCCTGCCCTAACGCCCAGTTAATCTCAGCATCCATATCCTCATCGGGATCCTCCTCCCTCCTCCTGGCACGCTGAAGCCGCAAGGCGGCGAGTGGCATGGAGTAGTGCGCAATATGAACCCTAGCCTCACGCAAAGCCTTAGGCCTGGTCGCTTCGGTGAAGAAGGGATACTCAATTTCTTGCTCGAAGTCAGAATCGTCGGCATTAGCAGCCTCGTCGTCCTCATGAGACTTGACCAGCGACTCCTGCTGCGCCGGATCGAGGTTGGCCAGAATCATCCTCAGGCGGTCGCGCCTCTCCATCTCGCGCTCACCGAACAGCGTCATCGGCTCGCCTAGGCGCCGGAGACGAGCCCTGACGGCATTGTCGTTGGTGGGGACGGCAAGAGCAGAAGCGCGGCGCTTCCTCAGGA of the Fragaria vesca subsp. vesca linkage group LG6, FraVesHawaii_1.0, whole genome shotgun sequence genome contains:
- the LOC101302377 gene encoding UDP-N-acetylglucosamine--dolichyl-phosphate N-acetylglucosaminephosphotransferase-like; the protein is MAARKRASTNSSSSTQTTKPPKTQEAEAPISAPKSGLILKLALFFSVPYFYLVLSHYKIEPELRNSILINAGLSLAAFFVTVKMIPVASRYVLRRNLFGYDINKKGTPQGTLKVPESLGIVVGVVFLVFSILFQYFNFTADSNWLVEYNAALASICFMVLLGFVDDVLDVPWRVKLILPSIAALPLLMAYAGHTTIIIPKPLVPYVGLEVWDLGWMYKLYMGLLAVFCTNSINIHAGLNGLEVGQTVVISYAILIHNIMQIGASADSEYKKAHAFSIYLAQPLLATSLALFSYNWYPSSAFVGDTYTYFAGMTMAVVGILGHFSETLLIFFIPQVLNFLLSLPQLAGIIPCPRHRLPRFDPDTGLLTGTNDGTLVNLFLRQFGRMTEKRLCVYLLVFQALACGFCFLLRYFLAGWYK
- the LOC101302671 gene encoding U4/U6 small nuclear ribonucleoprotein PRP4-like protein-like, translated to MTMEEEEEKLLSTIAASEPNGDAAPMTTDSDSDSADQGAVASAGVEYQISEEQKQLQERHERAKQELLRKRRASALAVPTNDNAVRARLRRLGEPMTLFGEREMERRDRLRMILANLDPAQQESLVKSHEDDEAANADDSDFEQEIEYPFFTEATRPKALREARVHIAHYSMPLAALRLQRARRREEDPDEDMDAEINWALGQASNLKLDCSEIGDDRPLSGCSFSPDGTLLATCALSPVAKLWNMPHVTKVATLKGHTERLTDVAFSPVQNHLLATASADRTARLWNSEGGHLLTFGGHLDRLACIAFHPSGKYLGTTSFDKTWRLWDVETGEELLLQEGHSRSVYAIDFHPDGSLVATAGLDALTRVWDLRSGRSILTLEGHVKKVLALSFSPNGYHLATGGEDNTCRIWDLRKKKSIYIIPAHSNLISQVKFEPQEGYFLVTGSYDMTAKIWSSRDFKPVRTLSGHEAKVTSLDVSGDGHHIATVSHDRTIKLWSSGTTEKDQEMDVD